ACGTATCTGAGCGAGACCGGCCGGCAGTGGCGCACCGCGTCGGCGAGGGTGAGCAGGACCCCGGCGTCCGGGGCGGCGGACTCACCGGGCTGATCCGTGAAGGCGAGGGACTCCAGGAGCGTGTCGAGCCGGTGAGCGAGGTGCTTGGGCAACACCCGCCGGATCTTGGCCGCTGCCGTCTCGCCCGCCGTGCGCTCCGCCGTCGTCAGTCCGGTTCGGCGGCCGGCGGCCAGGCCGAGCAGTACGGCCAGGGCCTCGTCGTCGCTGAGCATGAGGGGAGGCAGGCGGTACCCGGGGGCGAGTCGGTACCCGCCGTACCGGCCGCGCACCGACTCCACGGGTACGTCGAGGTCGATCAGCTGGTCCACGTACCGACGCACGGTGCGCCCGTCGACGCCGAGCCGGTCGGCGAGTTCGGCCACGGTCCGGGTGCCGCCGGACTGAAGCAACTCCAGGAGTGTCAGCACGCGGCCGGTGGGTCGGGACATGTCCGCAGCTTACTGCGAATACAGGACCGATTCTGTCCACTATTTCTCCTAGTCTGCGAAGCCCAGTCACTCCAGCAGCCAAGGAGAGCACCATGGACTTCGTTTCGATCCGCATCATCACCGGTGACGTCGCGCGCCTCGTCGCGTTCTACGAGCGCGCCACCGGGGTGCAGGCGACGTGGGCCACCGAGGACTTCGCCGAACTCAGGACGCCGCATGCCACCCTGGCGGTCGCGTCCACCCGCACTGTCCCGCTGTTCGCTCCGGGCTCCGCCCACCCGGCGGACAACCGCAGCGTGATCACCGAGTTCCTCGTCGACGACGTGGACCACGTGCACCAGAACCTGTCCGACTTCGTCACCGACTTCGTCACCGAGCCCACCACGATGCCCTGGGGCAACCGGTCGCTGCTGTTCCGCGACCCCGACGGCAACCTCGTCAACTTCTTCACCCCCGTCTCCCCGGAGGCCAAGGAGAAGTTCGCACGGTGAGGTGCGGTCAACTCCCTTGCCTCCGGGCGGCCGGAGCCCGTGGCTACGCGGCGGGCGGCGGGTCAGGACGGCGGTTCCGGGTGATCGCGAGAATGGCCATGTCATCCGCGTGCGTCCCCTGGGTCCAGCGGCCGACGTCCTTGGTAAGGGCGTCCACCAGCGCCTCGGGCTCCGTGAAATGCCGGCGCATGCGCCGGGAGAGCACCGGGTCGTAGAACGTACCCCCCTTGTCCCGCGCCTCGGTGACCCCGTCGGTGACCAGCAGCAGCGAGGCCCCCGGCGGGAGCCGCACCACGTCGACAGGTGCGGGGTCGACCGCGCAGAGATCACCCAGCCCCACCCCGAGGGGCAGTTGCGGGGCGGTCGGGTCGAGCCGTACGAGAGCCCCGCCGTGCACCAGGTACGGGGGCGGATGGCCGCGGTTCACCAGGCTCAGCTCCGCGCCGTCGGGGGCCACCTCGGCCAGCACCGCGGTGGTGAAGCCCTCACTGGAGGTCACCGGGCCGCTCCGGGCCGCGGCCCTGGCCAGCGCCTCGTCCATCCGCTGGGCCAGCGTGACCAAGCTGGGGGCGTACTCGGCCTCCTGGCGGAACGCGCCGATCGCGACCGATACCGCGGCGACCGCCGCGATGCCTTTGCCCCGCACATCGCCGACGATCAGCCGCACCCCGAACGGCGTGTCCTGCACCGCGTAGAAATCCCCGCCGATCCGCGCCTCGGCCTGCGCCGCCGTGTACCCGGCGGCCACCGCCAGCGGCCCGGCCTCCCGCGGCGGGGTCGGGAGCACCGCCCGCTGGACCGCCTCCGCGACGTCCCTGGCCAGCGCCAGATCGCGGCCCTGCCGCACGATGAGCCGGTTGACCCCGAGAGCCAGCACGCCGATCAGGCCGACCACTGCCAGATCGACCAGCAACGGCGTCGCCGGACGTCCCCGCTCGATGTCCACCGCCACCGAGATCACGCAGGTGACCACCACCACGGCGAGCGCGGAGCGAAAGGAGAGCGTCGCGCCCGCGACGAGCGGCGCGGCGGCCAGCAGCGGGAGCCCCGTGTACGGCTGCGGAGCGAGCACGTCCAGCAGGACGCCGATCACGAGAGCCAGTGCCGTGAGCAGCCACGGCACCTTCGTCGGCGTGGGTTGCAGGTCGTTCACGTGCATCTCCTGCTGCCGGGCCGCCCTCGCGAACCGGAAGGAGCGGAGCCTTCACACAGCGTGCACTAACCATCATATGGGTACTTTACGGTCACTTCAGAGGCGCCGTCGGGCCACCGCGTCCCGCCGCCGGTCCGAAGGCGAACCGGCGGCGTGGGCACTCACTTTCCGCTCGAATTCCCGCGCGGACCCCTCCCTGGGCCGCTCCGCGTCGAATCATGGGAGACCACATCGCAGTCCGGAGGTGTCCATGCCCGTCGCAGCCCGCGGCGACCGCTCCCCAGTGCCGCGTTCCGGGGCCCTGGAAGACCTGCTCGACCGTGTTTCACGCGGTGACCAGCAGGCGTTCGACAGTCTCTACACGGCGGTCGCCGGTACGGTGCTGGGCCTGGTCCGGCGGGTGGTGCGGGACCCGGCGCAGTCCGAGGAGGTCGCGCAGGAAGTGCTCATCGAGGTGTGGCGGTCCGCCGCCCGCTTCGACGCGCGCCGGGGCAGTGCGATGGCCTGGATCATGACGCTGGCCCACCGGCGCGCGGTGGACCGGGTGCGGACCGCGCAGGCCGCCGCCGTCCGTGACCACAAGGCCGGCCTGGGCTCCTACACACCGCCCTTCGACGAGGTCAGCGAGCAGGTCGAGCGGCGCCTGGAGCGCGAGCAGGTCCGCCGCTGCCTGCACCAACTCACCGAACTGCAACGGGAGTCGGTGACCCTCGCCTACTACCGCGGCTACACCTGCAAGGAGACCGCCGACCTGCTGGGGACGGCGCTGGGCACCGTCAAGACGCGATTGCGGGACGGCCTGATCCGGCTTCGCGACTGCCTGGGGGTGTCGGCATGAACACGGTCGACCCGCACACCCTGACCGGCGCCTACGCCCTGGGGGCGCTGCCCGAGCACGAGGCGGCGCGGTTCGCCCGCCACCTGGCCCGGTGCCCGGCGTGCGACCTGGAGGTACGAGAGCTGCAGGAGACCGCGGCCCGGCTCGCGCTGGCGGTGGCCGAGGTGCCCCCGGCCGGTCTGCGCACCCGGGTGCTGGCGGCGCTGCCCGACGTCCGGCAGCTGCCGCCGGCACCGCACCGGGCCACCGTGATTCCGCTGCGCCCCCGGCCGCGGCGGAATAACGGTGGCTTGCCGTACCTCGCGGCCGTCGCCTGCCTCGTGGTCGCCGTGGCGGCCGGCGGCCTGGCCGCCCGCGCCCAGCACGAGGCCGACCGGCAGCGCGACCGCAGCACCCGCGCGGAACAGCAGGCAGCCGTGCTCAACGCGCTGATGGCCGCCCCGGACGCCACCTTCCGCACCACGGCGCTCAAGGGCGGCGGCAGCGGCACCGTCGTCGCCTCCGAACAGCAGGGCCGTACCGCCTTCGTCTACCACGGCCTGCCGGCACTGCCCGACGGACGGGTCTACCAGCTCTGGTACAGCCGCGCGGGCAGCATGCTGCCCGCCGGACTCGTCGGGACGGGACGGGCCGGCGGCGCGATGCTGCTGACCGGCACACCGCGGGGCGCCGACGGGGTCGGCGTGACCGCCGAACCCCGCGGCGGCTCCAGCCGCCCGACGAGCCCGCCGCTGGCACTGGTCCCGCTGTAGCCACCGGTGCCGGCGTGCCCGGTCGGGGAGTCAGCGGTCCGCGGACTCCCCGACCGGAGGAGCCGCGCTGCGGGCCGCCAGGTCGAGGGCCGCGACGGCCGCGCGGTCGACCTTGCCGTTGGTGTTGAGCGGCAGTTCGGCGAGGTGGGTGAAGGAACCCGGGATCATGTACACGGGCACCAGGCCGCGCAGGAACGTGGTGAGTTCGGCGGCGGTGGTGGCGTCTCCTGAGTAGTACGCGACCAGGACGGAGTCCTCGCCGGTCTCCCGGACCAGGGCGACGGCATCGCGCACGGCGGGGTGGCGGGCCAGAGCCGCGTCGACGTCGCCGAGCTCGATGCGCTGGCCCCGGACCTTGACCTGGTGGTCGAGGCGACTGAGGAAGACCAGGGCGCCGTCCTCGACCTGCACCCGGTCGCCGGTCCGGTACCAGTGCTCCGGCGTCAGGGGCGCGGTTCCGTCGTGTATCACGGCACGCTCGCCCGGGCGCCACGCCAGGAACCGGCCGATGTCGTCGCCGGGCTCCAGATAGCCGTCGAAGCGCTGGCTGCCGCGCAGGCACAGCTCACCCGTGGTCGCGGGCTCGCCCGACTCGTCGAGGACCACATGCTCCAGATGGTCCGGCACCCGGCCGATCGGCAGCGTCCCGTTGGAACCGGCCGGGCGCAGCGAGGTGCCGCTGCCCAGTTCGTGTGCCGTGGAGACGATCGCGACCTCGGTCGGGCCGTACAGGTTCCACAGCCGCGCGCCGGGCGCGGCCGCCGCCCACTGCTGGGCCTGCTCGCTGAGCAGGCGTTCGCCGCCGAACATCACCCCCACCATCGTGGGCATCGAGTCCGGCGTCAGCGCGCCCGTCCGGGCCGCGACGCTGCCGACCGACGGCACACAGAACCACCGCGTGATCCGCTGGGCGCCGACGAACGCCGACGGCCGCACCACGTCGTTCGGCCGCGGCACCACCAGCGCCGCACCGACCGACCACGTCGTGAAGAGCTCCAGCACGGCGACGTCGAAGGACAGCTCGACGTTCTGCGACAGCCGGTCCTCCGGCCCGAAACCGTGTTCCTCCACCAGCCACCGCAGGGTCGGCAGGACGTTGGCGTGCCGGATCGGAACCCCGCGCGGCCGGCCCGTCGAACCGGAGGTGTAGAGGACGTACGCGATGTCCCGCGCCGACGTGGGGACGGCGGCGGGGCGGTCGTCGCCGGGGGCGGCCGTGCGGAGCCGCGCCAGTTCGGCGTCGGTGAGGGCGAGCACCGGGGGCAGCCGGACGCCGTCCGCCGCCGCCTGCGCGGTGAGGCGCTCGGCCGGCCGCGCGGAGTCCTCGTCGGTGACGACGACGTCCAGGTCCGTGGTGGCCGCGATGGCCAGGATCCGCGAGGCCGGGAAGGACGGGTTCAGCGGCACGACGGCGGCACCGGCGCGCAGGGCCGCCAGATACCCGGCGTAGGCGGTCAGCGTCCGGGAGGCCAGCAGCCCGACCTTCGCGGGCCGCCGCGTGCCGTGCTCCGCGGCCACGGCGGTCAGCCGCTCGGCCAGGCGGGCGGTCAGCCGGTCCAGTTCGCCGTAGGTGAGGACATCGCCCCGGACCTCCAGCGCGATCCGCTCCGGGTGCCGCGCGGCGCTCGCGGCGAAGAGCCCGAAGAGGGTGGTGGGGGCCGGGGGCGGCGTCGTGGGGGAGGAGGGGGCGGAGGTCATGACAGGTCCTGTTCGGTCGGCCGGCATGCCGGTGGGCAGGGGGCGTCCCCGGGCCGGGGACCGGGTCGCGCGGCGGCGCTCACACCAGCGCCTCAACGGTCCGCCACACCTCGGCCCAGCGGTCCGTCAGATACATGTGGCCGCCGGGGAACTCCACCGCCGAGAAGGGCCCGGAGGTGAACGCCGACCAGTCCCGCCACTCGGCGGCGGGCGCCAGATGGTCCGCGTCGCCGCGGAGCGCGGTGAGCGGTACCGGCAGCGGGGTGTGGGCAGTTGGCGCGTAGTCGGCCAGCAGGCCCACGTCGGCGCGCATCGCCGGGAGCAGCAGCGCCCGGGCCGTCGGATCGGCGAACACCTCGATCTCCCGGCCCGCGATGGCGGCGGCCTGGGCGGCCGCCACCTCGTCGTCGGCGTCGAGCGGCTCGGCCTGGCGGTGGCGGGGGCTGGTCGAACCGCTGACGACGAGCCGGACCGGCAGCGGGCCGCCGGTGGCGACGAGGTGCCGGACGGCCTCGTAGGCCAGGATCGCCCCGAAGCTGTGCCCGAAGACGACGAACGGCTCCTTGCCCGCGGCCGCGCTGATCCGCCCGGCGGTACCGGCGGCGGCCTCGGCCATCGTCCGGTAGAACGGTGCGTTGAACTCCTCCTCCCGCCCCGGCACCTGGACGGGCACGGCGCGCAGCACCTCGGACTCCCGCCGGAACCAGGGCCGGTAGACCCCGGCCCCCGCGCCGGCGTAGGGCAGGCAGAACAGCGTCGTGGTCATGCGGGACCTTCCGGGTCGATGAGGTGCGGCGGGCCGGACTCGGGCGCCAGCAGGCCGAGTTGGGTACGGAAGCCGAGCATCAGGTCGGCGAGGCGGGGCGCCCAGGACCCGGTCAGCGGAGCCTGGAAGACGCACTTCAGGGTCCCGTCGGGCAGTTCGCACATCTGGAGCTGGATCTCGGCGACCGCCCCCACCGGCGGCACCGGCACGGTGTGCATCCGCACCGGGCCCGCCGGATGCTCGACCCGCCGCCAGCTCTCGAACGCGAACACCGCCTGGTAGACCGGCATCCGGCGGCCCGCCACGGTCCGGGCGGCCCGCACGATCTCGTCGCAGGGCAGCGCGGACCCCAGGATGGTGTCCCGCACCGCCGCCCACACCCGCTCGACCGCGCCGGGCGAGAACAGCTCCGGCATCCGGACCGGCAACGTGTTGATGAGGCAGCCGAGTTCGTCCTCCTGCCCGGCGGCACGGGCGACCACCGGGGTGCCGACGCAGAAGTCCGCGCCACCGGTGAGTCCGGCCAGCGCCCTGCCGTACGCGGCCAGCAGCACCACGAACGGGGAGCAGGCGCTGCGCCGGGCCGCGGCGCACACCGCCTGCCAGACACCCGGCGGGCAGGTGTCCCGCCGCTCCGCGACACCGGCCTGGGCCAGGGCGCGCTGACTCGGTGCCGGCCCGCCGTCCGGGACGGGCAGGTCGGCCGCGCCCGCCAGCACGGTGCGCCAGTGCGCGGTGAGTTCGGCACGCTGCGCCGGCGCGGGGCCGCCGGGCGCCGGCCGCTCCCGTACCGGCAGGTCCGGCGCCCGGCCGCCGGCGGCCAACCCGTAGGCGCGGGCCAGATCGGTGGCGAACACCTCCTGCGACAGGCCGTCGAAGGCGATGTGGTGGACGGCGAGGAAGACCGTGGCGCCCTCCGCGTCGGGGGCGACCCCGGCCCGGTGCACCCGGCCCGCGGCGAGGTCGAAGGTGTCCGCGCCGAGCAGCGCGGCGGCCGCCTCCGCGAAGCCGGTGCCGGCGGCCAGCCGCAGCGGCGGCTCGGCCACCGGCTCCGCGAGGACGGTGCGCACCACCTGCCCGTCCTCGATGACGAAGGCGGTGCGCAGCGCCTCGTGCCGGCGGGCCACGGCGGACAGTGCCGCGTCGAGCACGGACAGGTCGACCGGGCCGTCGGCACGGACCTCGGCGAGCACCCGATTGGCGCCGCTCGCCGGGGCGATCTGCTCACCGAGCCAGAACTGCCGCTCCGGCGCGGAGGCGGGCTGCACCCGCAGCGCCGTCTCAGTCACGGGCCAGCTCCTTGTCCGCGCCCTCCGCACCGTCGCCGCCGGCGGCCTCGGGCGGGGTCAGGTCGTCCATCTCCCGCAGCGCGCGGTTGCGCAGCGAGACCAGGACCAGCACGACGTAGGTCGCGCCGAAGGCGAGCAGGGTCCAGCGCAGCCCGATGCCGTGGATCGCCCAGCCGGCCACCAGGATGCCGACCGGGGCGGCGCTCATCGCGACCGCCGAGGTGAGTGCGAAGACCCGCCCGAACAGGGCCTGCGGCACCTTGTTGAGCATCACGGTGGACAGCACCGGGTTGAGCGGCCCGGCGGCCAGCCCCAGCAGGAACGAGACGGCGATGGACAGCACCGCGCCCGGCTGCCCGCCGAGCGCCAGCCGCAGTGCGCCGATGACCAGGAAGCAGCCCAGCAGCGTCCAGCGGCGGCTGGTGAGCACCCGCTTGCTGACGGGGCCGTACAGGAACGTGCCGGCGACGGCGCCGCATCCGGAGGCGGCCACCAGCCAGCCGAGGTACTGGCCGCCGCCCAGCACCTGGTCGGAGTAGACCGGCAGGATGACCGGGGTGAAGGCGTCGTCGAGGAAGTTGGTGACGAACACGAACGAGGTCATCGCGCCGATCACCGGGAGCTGCTTGACGAGCCGGAGCCCCTCGGTGAGCTGCCGGACGAAGCCCTGCCGCTCGGCGGCCGGAGCGACCGGTCCGCGCGGTACGGCGACCCCGACCAGCAGCGCGGACAGCAGGAACGTCGCGGAGTCCACGTACATGCCGACCACCGGCCCGGACACGGCCGCGAGCAGACCGCCGAGCGGCGCCCCGACCAGCAGGCCCAGCCGCGGCGCGCCCTGCATCCAGGAGTTGGCGCTCTCCAGCCGCACCCCGGCCCCGTCGGCGAGCGCCTTGAGCAGGCTCTGCCGGGCCGCGCCGGTCGGTGTGGAGCCCAGGCTGCGCACGAAGAGCAGCCCCATCAGCACCGGGAGGGCGAGCCCCACCGTGTCGTTGAGCAGCGGGATCAGCCCGATGACGGTACCCGCGAGCAGATCGCAGAGCACGCTCATCCGCTTGCCGCCGATGCGGTCGATCCAGACCCCGCCGACGGCGCCCGCGAAGATCAGCGGCAGCGTGTTGGCGAAGCCCGCCAGGCCCGTGGAGACGGAACTGCCGGTGACCCCGAGCACGTACAACGGAATGGTCACCACCGTCACGGCATTGCCGAACGACGACAGGTAGTGGGCCAGCAGCAGGACCACCAGCGGCCGGCGTTCCGGCACCGCGGCGCCGGGCCCGGGGGGCGAGGTCATCGGTTCTCCTGTTCCGCACCTTGGGTGCTGGCGAAGAGCTGTTCCAGGTACTCCTCCGAGACGCCCGCCCGGCCAGGGACCGCGGAGTCCGGGATGCCGGCCGGCGTCAGCGGATTGCCGCGGGCCAGCAGCAGGTCGGTCAGGCCGGCCGGGGTGGTGTGCCCGGTGACGTCCCGGGCACCGGCCGGGAAGCCCCGGGCCGTCAGCAGCCGGGCGAGCCGTACGGCCAGCAGCGGGGTGCCGCCACCGGCGGCGAACGTGTCGTCCGGGGCGGCGGAGGGGACGGCCAGCGCCTCGCACCAGGCGGCGCGCACCTGCTCGGCGGCGTGCCGGGCCGGGCTGCCGAGCGGGGTGTCGGGGGAAGTGGCGAAGACCTCGACCAGCTGGAGCAGCCGCCGGGCGAGCCGGTCGATGGTCTCCGGCTCGAACAGCGCGGTCCGGTACTCGAACCGCCCGTAGACGAGGTCGCCCAGGTGCCACCAGGCGACCGTCGCGTCCATCGAGGAGATGCCCTCGGGCACCGCGTTGGCGTAGACCGTGGCACCGGGCACCGAGTAGGACACCGTCTCGGCGAGGTCCAGGTGGACGAGCATGGTCCGCAGCAGCGGATAGCTGTGCACCGACCGTTCGGGGGCGACGGCCCGGACGATCTCACCGAACGGCGTCTCGTGGTGCTCCGCGACGGCGGCACCGGCGGCCTGGGTGGCGGCCATGAAGTCGTACGGGGTGGGCTCCTCGGGCAGCCGGATGCGCAGCGGCACGTTGGTGAGCAGGAAACCCACCAGGTCCTGGACGGCCGGCTCGCTGCGGGTCACGCTCGGCACCCCGAGGAGGATGTCCCGCGCGCCGCTCTCCTCGTACAGCAGCGCCGCGTAGACGGCGGCCATCGCGTTGGCGACGGTGCTGCGGGCCTCCTTGGCGCGGGCGATGAAGGCGGCGGCCGTCTTCTGGTCCAGGACGAAGTTGTACTGCCGCCCGGTGCGGTCCTCGGACTCGGGGGAGTGGTCGTACGGCAGCAGCGGCCGGTCCGGGACGTCGGACAGGTACGTGCGCCAGAACGCCCGGTGCCGCTCGCCGTGCTCA
The sequence above is a segment of the Streptomyces lydicus genome. Coding sequences within it:
- a CDS encoding VOC family protein, whose product is MDFVSIRIITGDVARLVAFYERATGVQATWATEDFAELRTPHATLAVASTRTVPLFAPGSAHPADNRSVITEFLVDDVDHVHQNLSDFVTDFVTEPTTMPWGNRSLLFRDPDGNLVNFFTPVSPEAKEKFAR
- a CDS encoding PP2C family protein-serine/threonine phosphatase is translated as MHVNDLQPTPTKVPWLLTALALVIGVLLDVLAPQPYTGLPLLAAAPLVAGATLSFRSALAVVVVTCVISVAVDIERGRPATPLLVDLAVVGLIGVLALGVNRLIVRQGRDLALARDVAEAVQRAVLPTPPREAGPLAVAAGYTAAQAEARIGGDFYAVQDTPFGVRLIVGDVRGKGIAAVAAVSVAIGAFRQEAEYAPSLVTLAQRMDEALARAAARSGPVTSSEGFTTAVLAEVAPDGAELSLVNRGHPPPYLVHGGALVRLDPTAPQLPLGVGLGDLCAVDPAPVDVVRLPPGASLLLVTDGVTEARDKGGTFYDPVLSRRMRRHFTEPEALVDALTKDVGRWTQGTHADDMAILAITRNRRPDPPPAA
- the sigK gene encoding ECF RNA polymerase sigma factor SigK encodes the protein MPVAARGDRSPVPRSGALEDLLDRVSRGDQQAFDSLYTAVAGTVLGLVRRVVRDPAQSEEVAQEVLIEVWRSAARFDARRGSAMAWIMTLAHRRAVDRVRTAQAAAVRDHKAGLGSYTPPFDEVSEQVERRLEREQVRRCLHQLTELQRESVTLAYYRGYTCKETADLLGTALGTVKTRLRDGLIRLRDCLGVSA
- a CDS encoding anti-sigma factor; its protein translation is MNTVDPHTLTGAYALGALPEHEAARFARHLARCPACDLEVRELQETAARLALAVAEVPPAGLRTRVLAALPDVRQLPPAPHRATVIPLRPRPRRNNGGLPYLAAVACLVVAVAAGGLAARAQHEADRQRDRSTRAEQQAAVLNALMAAPDATFRTTALKGGGSGTVVASEQQGRTAFVYHGLPALPDGRVYQLWYSRAGSMLPAGLVGTGRAGGAMLLTGTPRGADGVGVTAEPRGGSSRPTSPPLALVPL
- a CDS encoding amino acid adenylation domain-containing protein; its protein translation is MTSAPSSPTTPPPAPTTLFGLFAASAARHPERIALEVRGDVLTYGELDRLTARLAERLTAVAAEHGTRRPAKVGLLASRTLTAYAGYLAALRAGAAVVPLNPSFPASRILAIAATTDLDVVVTDEDSARPAERLTAQAAADGVRLPPVLALTDAELARLRTAAPGDDRPAAVPTSARDIAYVLYTSGSTGRPRGVPIRHANVLPTLRWLVEEHGFGPEDRLSQNVELSFDVAVLELFTTWSVGAALVVPRPNDVVRPSAFVGAQRITRWFCVPSVGSVAARTGALTPDSMPTMVGVMFGGERLLSEQAQQWAAAAPGARLWNLYGPTEVAIVSTAHELGSGTSLRPAGSNGTLPIGRVPDHLEHVVLDESGEPATTGELCLRGSQRFDGYLEPGDDIGRFLAWRPGERAVIHDGTAPLTPEHWYRTGDRVQVEDGALVFLSRLDHQVKVRGQRIELGDVDAALARHPAVRDAVALVRETGEDSVLVAYYSGDATTAAELTTFLRGLVPVYMIPGSFTHLAELPLNTNGKVDRAAVAALDLAARSAAPPVGESADR
- a CDS encoding thioesterase II family protein: MTTTLFCLPYAGAGAGVYRPWFRRESEVLRAVPVQVPGREEEFNAPFYRTMAEAAAGTAGRISAAAGKEPFVVFGHSFGAILAYEAVRHLVATGGPLPVRLVVSGSTSPRHRQAEPLDADDEVAAAQAAAIAGREIEVFADPTARALLLPAMRADVGLLADYAPTAHTPLPVPLTALRGDADHLAPAAEWRDWSAFTSGPFSAVEFPGGHMYLTDRWAEVWRTVEALV
- a CDS encoding condensation domain-containing protein — translated: MTETALRVQPASAPERQFWLGEQIAPASGANRVLAEVRADGPVDLSVLDAALSAVARRHEALRTAFVIEDGQVVRTVLAEPVAEPPLRLAAGTGFAEAAAALLGADTFDLAAGRVHRAGVAPDAEGATVFLAVHHIAFDGLSQEVFATDLARAYGLAAGGRAPDLPVRERPAPGGPAPAQRAELTAHWRTVLAGAADLPVPDGGPAPSQRALAQAGVAERRDTCPPGVWQAVCAAARRSACSPFVVLLAAYGRALAGLTGGADFCVGTPVVARAAGQEDELGCLINTLPVRMPELFSPGAVERVWAAVRDTILGSALPCDEIVRAARTVAGRRMPVYQAVFAFESWRRVEHPAGPVRMHTVPVPPVGAVAEIQLQMCELPDGTLKCVFQAPLTGSWAPRLADLMLGFRTQLGLLAPESGPPHLIDPEGPA
- a CDS encoding MFS transporter, whose amino-acid sequence is MTSPPGPGAAVPERRPLVVLLLAHYLSSFGNAVTVVTIPLYVLGVTGSSVSTGLAGFANTLPLIFAGAVGGVWIDRIGGKRMSVLCDLLAGTVIGLIPLLNDTVGLALPVLMGLLFVRSLGSTPTGAARQSLLKALADGAGVRLESANSWMQGAPRLGLLVGAPLGGLLAAVSGPVVGMYVDSATFLLSALLVGVAVPRGPVAPAAERQGFVRQLTEGLRLVKQLPVIGAMTSFVFVTNFLDDAFTPVILPVYSDQVLGGGQYLGWLVAASGCGAVAGTFLYGPVSKRVLTSRRWTLLGCFLVIGALRLALGGQPGAVLSIAVSFLLGLAAGPLNPVLSTVMLNKVPQALFGRVFALTSAVAMSAAPVGILVAGWAIHGIGLRWTLLAFGATYVVLVLVSLRNRALREMDDLTPPEAAGGDGAEGADKELARD
- a CDS encoding condensation domain-containing protein, with protein sequence MSAAESALAARLAGLAPEKRAALLARLSQQRSGKRPLRPRPGPRDTFPVGMDQERLWILDQLYPGTTTYTLGFGLRFLGEFDRHAFSEAVAVVVGRHELLRSAIETDGARPVLRLHPERGADLTFTDRSDGPDGERERRRAEFIRQQVRRPFDLARDPVLRIGVADLGGGDHQIVQTMPHSFTDQWSYVRLNSELLETYCAVREGREPQLPDLPVQFGDYAQWQREYFESEHGERHRAFWRTYLSDVPDRPLLPYDHSPESEDRTGRQYNFVLDQKTAAAFIARAKEARSTVANAMAAVYAALLYEESGARDILLGVPSVTRSEPAVQDLVGFLLTNVPLRIRLPEEPTPYDFMAATQAAGAAVAEHHETPFGEIVRAVAPERSVHSYPLLRTMLVHLDLAETVSYSVPGATVYANAVPEGISSMDATVAWWHLGDLVYGRFEYRTALFEPETIDRLARRLLQLVEVFATSPDTPLGSPARHAAEQVRAAWCEALAVPSAAPDDTFAAGGGTPLLAVRLARLLTARGFPAGARDVTGHTTPAGLTDLLLARGNPLTPAGIPDSAVPGRAGVSEEYLEQLFASTQGAEQENR